Proteins from a single region of Trichomycterus rosablanca isolate fTriRos1 chromosome 16, fTriRos1.hap1, whole genome shotgun sequence:
- the mapk10 gene encoding mitogen-activated protein kinase 10 isoform X3, translating into MSKSKVDNQFYSVEVGDSTFTVLKRYQNLKPIGSGAQGIVCAGYDAVLDRNVAIKKLSRPFQNQTHAKRAYRELVLMKCVNHKNIISLLNVFTPQKSLEEFQDVYLVMELMDANLCQVIQMELDHERMSYLLYQMLCGIKHLHSAGIIHRDLKPSNIVVKSDCTLKILDFGLARTAGTSFMMTPYVVTRYYRAPEVILGMGYKENVDIWSVGCIMGEMVRHKILFPGRDYIDQWNKVIEQLGTPSPEFMKKLQPTVRNYVENRPKYAGLTFPKLFPDCLFPADSEHNKLKGTRQHRPSQARDLLSKMLIIDPAKRISVDEALQHPYINVWYDPSEVEAPPPQIYDKQLDEREHSIDEWKELIYKEVMNFEERTKNGVVKGQPSPSGAAVNSSESLPPSSSVNDISSMSTDQTLASDTDSSLETSAGPLGCCR; encoded by the exons CGCGGGATACGATGCCGTTCTGGACAGAAACGTGGCCATCAAGAAGCTCAGCAGGCCTTTCCAGAACCAGACCCACGCCAAGCGAGCCTACAGGGAGCTGGTGCTCATGAAGTGCGTCAATCACAAAAAC ATCATCAGCTTATTAAACGTCTTCACGCCACAGAAATCTTTAGAGGAGTTTCAAGACGT GTACCTGGTGATGGAGCTGATGGATGCCAACCTGTGCCAGGTGATTCAGATGGAGCTGGACCATGAGAGGATGTCCTACCTGCTGTACCAGATGCTCTGTGGCATCAAGCACTTGCACTCCGCCGGCATCATCCACAGG gACCTGAAACCGAGCAATATCGTGGTGAAGTCCGACTGCACGCTGAAGATCCTGGACTTCGGACTGGCGCGGACCGCCGGTACCAGCTTCATGATGACTCCGTATGTGGTGACGCGGTACTACAGAGCCCCCGAGGTCATCCTGGGCATGGGATACAAGGAAAACG TGGATATTTGGTCGGTCGGTTGCATTATGGGTGAAATGGTTCGCCACAAGATCCTGTTCCCGGGTCGAGACT ATATCGATCAGTGGAACAAGGTGATCGAGCAGCTGGGCACACCATCGCCCGAGTTCATGAAGAAGCTCCAGCCCACCGTGAGGAACTACGTGGAGAACCGGCCCAAATACGCCGGCCtgacctttcccaaactgttccccGACTGCCTTTTCCCCGCAGACTCCGAGCACAACAAGCTGAAAGGTACGAGACAACATCGGC cgaGTCAGGCCAGAGATCTGCTCTCTAAGATGCTGATCATTGATCCAGCTAAGCGAATATCAGTGGACGAGGCCCTCCAGCACCCCTACATCAACGTGTGGTACGATCCGTCTGAAGTCGAGGCG CCTCCTCCTCAGATCTACGATAAGCAGCTGGATGAAAGAGAACACTCCATCGATGAGTGGAAAG aGCTGATTTATAAAGAGGTGATGAACTTTGAGGAGAGGACGAAGAACGGTGTGGTGAAGGGACAGCCTTCTCCTTCAG GTGCAGCCGTGAACAGCAGCGAGAGCCTCCCTCCGTCCTCCTCCGTCAACGACATCTCGTCCATGAGCACCGACCAGACTCTGGCCTCCGACACGGACAGCAGCCTGGAGACCTCGGCCGGGCCGCTCGGCTGCTGCAGGTGA